In Solanum lycopersicum chromosome 3, SLM_r2.1, the genomic stretch CTAACATAACACAATGACCCGCTAAAAGATGAGAGAAGCGAAATAGCAAAATAGTTAATGAAATTTGTTTGAATAAGCTAGAGGATTAATCCCTTAGGTGAAGATGGCTTGGTAGGTTCCTCGGTCTTGGAAGCTTTTGGGGACTCTGAAAGAGCATGTATAGGCACATAACCTTCAGCCGAATTTTTTGCCTGTTGTTCTTCTGCCATCTTTTCCTTCGTCTTCTGGCCCACTTCCCCTGCAGCCTTGGTGACCTTATTGAAAGCACCAGTAACCCAAGATGCCCCTGTCAACACATATCTGTTCTTCATGATGGCAGATCCAGCAGTGCTAACCGTCTGCTCAGCAGCTGCAAGAGCAGATTTTGTCTTTTCAGAAACATGGAACTTCTGGTCCATTTCTTTCACTTTGTCATTCACAATCGTTGCCCCCAAATTGATTTTCTCACTAAGGCCAATCTTTTGGTCTAAAGAAGCAACTTTTGCAGAGGCAGTGGATGTGAACTGGTGTTTCTCATCAAATGTCTTGGCTTTGTTAACTGCATCCTTGCCCAGGATGAAGCCCTTTGCTAACATGCTGCTCACAACATCTTCTGCCTTTTGAATAGCAGATCCACCACCAGCTGCATTAGCACTCTCAGTTGCCTGTGTGTGTGTATAGGAGTATACATCGTGTTAGCGACTACCAAACAGTAGAAAAAAAACCAGAAtgtctaaataaattatacagaCCTTGATTGGCACAAGAGCTGTAGGAGGCAGCTCGTAGTCAGGTTCAGGTACTATTGTGACCGACTGATCAATAATTGTTGCTCCCTGGAAACCACAGATGAGCTTATCAGTTTAAAcaccaaaagaaagaaatgacgAGGGGAATGCAAAAATATGGAAAGCTAATCCTTCACCTTCAAATCAAGCATAAACGCAAGCTAACTGATCAACCAATTGCAAGACTTTCAACAAGTCAAAGTTTTTTGGGTTAGCTGTTACCAATTATGTCGTTTACTTTAGGCTAATGCAAAGGAAAGAGAACAGGAGGGGGTCATTTGTATCTTATTATCTACAATTTCCTCCCTAGACTTTCTGAAGCATTTTACTCCTAGGAACCTTTTAAAGAAACGGCTACACTGACTCAGTCAATCAGTACAAATAAAAGCCATCAAATGGCTGAGGGAGAAGGCCATATATGCATCAGATGGGCAAAGAGTTGATTTCAAACAATTATTCCTTTTTGGTTGCAGAAAAATTCTCTCACAGAACCGGGCATTCAAATCTTCTTCCCTTTTCGTTCAAGAGCACATAAAGGAATGACAGAAGAGAAGGCATAACCCTTTGGGAGGGCCCAATGGTTTCAGGTTTGGCTTGGGACTttcatgttggaggtctcaagtttcccttgccagcgaaagcaaggggtttgccttctagATTGAGCTCGTCCACCGGGCTTAGGGGTGACAAACAGTTGGATTGGATTGGATTTGCATGGACCGCATATGGTTGAGAAAATGGTTTGATTCACGATCCATCCAAATATAATATGGACAAATATGGATTTGGTCAAATATGGTTTGGACAAAATGGTTCTAACTCATTTAAACAAGTTTGTTTTCCAAAAACATAAATGTACCCCTCCCCAAATACCCCCAACCTACccctaaaaaaattttattctccaaaaacaaaacaaaaaatctgttttttcaaaaaaataaaataaaagatttacCCCCTCCCCCGTGCCCCCCCGTCCCCCACCTTCCACCAACCTacccttaaatttttttttagttttcaaaaacaaaaaaaatctgttttttgcaaaaaaaaaaaaaaaagaaaaaaaaggtttacCCCCACCCCTACCTTCCACAAACCtacccctaatttttttttatttttcaaaaacaaaaataaaatatgtttttgcaaaaataaaaaaaatttaccccTTTCCCCggccccacacacacacacatcacCTTCCACCAACCTatcctaaatttttttatttttcaaaaacaaaaaaaaatctgtttTTGCAAGAATTTTTTCTTTAACCTCCTCCCCCCACCTCCACCAACCTACCCctaactttttcttctttttcaaaaaatcaattaagtTTGAAAGTGAAAGTGAAAATCAGTGATTTAATATGGATCAAATAGATACCCCTATTTAACCCATTTTGACCATATTTATAGAGACtcctaaaataatttgaaactcatatttaactaattaaaatatgagTGATCTAAGTCATTAAATATGACCAAAATGGACTCGTTTTATTAATATGGATTGAAATTACCACCCATAACCGGGCTTGCCTAGTGAGGGTTACTATGTGGTTTACAAGCTATTACATAGGAGTAGGGTAAATATCCCgtgcgcacccaaagggtaCTAGCTACGAGTTTCCCtcgtgattaaaaaaaaagaagataaggcatataaaataataaaatactgATAACTAAAAcccaaatatgaattttgatggaaaaaCTCCACCTTCCTCTCAAAAGAATTGTAGGTTTCTTTGTGCTCATGCATTTTAAGAGTGACAAACTTCTAACAGTGAAATAATTGCCTGTATCATGGAACATAACATTCCCCTTTCATCTTCTAATGAATACCCGGGTTCCAGCATATAAGCTGAAATGCAGAGGACCACTGGCAGTGCAGAGTTCAGTACTACACGGATAATTAGCTCTAATGGTATCTAGATTTTTGAAGGTTTTACAAGTTTAAAGCGGCTGTCAGTCAAAATGTTTACTTAAGCTACTGAAAGAAAGACCACAACATTTCTTAGAGGGCACACAAAATGTTTACTTAAGCTACTGAAAGGAAGACCACAACATTTCTTAGAGGGCATATCAAATTTATTACCAGCAACACAACGTGCATGGAACCCCTCTAATATTAATCAACATGCAAACCTATCCCTTGTGTAAATGACAATAAAGGGCCAGCAGTGttttttactaaataaaaatagaacacTGCTGATGGACAAAAGCACATACTACAAAAGCCAAAAGTTCTAGATACTACATAAAGCCTCAAAAGGAACTAACACACCAACCTAGTGAAGCAACTGTGACAACAATTTTCTAACAAGAACCTCAATTTGTTTGCCGTTGCCTCATTTGATGAAACAGCAAATGTCATAGACAATAGaaggataaataaaaaatattttaataagaaGACAAGTAAGGGGCTTTTATCACTTCTGACCAACGACGCTGACAGAATTTAATCAGGAAATCATTATCTTTTGCGGAAATGCACTCAATGACACGATGAAATTCAAAGACAATATATATCTTACTTCCCTAAAATCAATCATTCAATAAGAAACTTACCAGCATTTTCAACATCAAATCTGTCAGACTTAAACCAGGGGcaattattatacttgtacaGTAAAGATTTAACATAGGAGTTCAAAGGAGAAGAAAAGTAAACTTACAGAAAGAAGAACTGCAGTTTCTGCACCCTGGAGATCCTTGAATGTGACATATGCAATTTGAGATCGCTCATTCTCACTAGAATAGCCAGAAAAGTAACTTGCATAAATCCACAATAGACATATATCACTCATTCTCACTAGAATAGCCAGAAAAGTAACTTGCATAAATCCATAAAAGACATATGCAACAAGGAGCTAATATTGCATCAActgatttaatttctttttttgataaaaactatttttaaattctcaaaaggAAGGTTATTTCTGATTTCAAAATATGCCTAGATGGTAAACATATAGAAGAggagagaaaaaggaaaatacttTCTAGTACAAGCACTAACCTCATCATCTCAACATATTCAATATCCCCGGAGAATGAAAAGAACTCCTTGATATCTTGCTCCGATGCACTCAGAGAAACATTGCTCACTTTCACTGTTCTAGCCTATCATGATGAACAACAAGAAATGAATAGTAAGAGACTTGACAACATAGGGGAAAAGGTTATGCATTTTATAtgtagatttttctttttctttttagaagGTTAGTGAAGAATCCTGTAATCTTGCCGTCATTAAGCAAGACTTTTCTCACTTGTGGACTTACTGTTATGGAGGAGTAAAACCTGAGGCATTCAGGAATTACACTTAAGCTTCTTAGAGTCATAACTGTAAAATGGGCGTTACCACATATTATCAAAATACACCATTGAATACACTTTCTTTTTATAACCATGAAATCCCCGAGGCTAGTAGCACACATTTTGAAACTCGGTCAATAATCGGCACACTACAGAATAGGATATTGAATTTTACTCTTCTCATAAGAAAATCAGTTTGATATTCAGTCCAACATACTGTCTATCTTTTAGAAATGATCTTCATTTGTCCATTTATCATTCTATAGAAAGTAATGTCTCAACCCTTCGGGGCGGCCCAGTGGTTTGGGCTTAGGACTTCCATGTTAGAGGTCTCAggttcgaaaccccttgccagcaAAAACAAAGGGTTTTGCCCTCTGGGTCGAGCGGGGTACCTCTCCTAacccaaagggtagcggctgtGGGTTTCCCTtgttatcaaaaaataaataaatagaaaatgtCTCATATGAGAAACTAAGGCCACCACAGAACATTGTAACGGACTAAAACCGcaaaatttgagaaagaaaaacATACATTCATAAATCGTACTGGACTAAAACCGcaaaatttgagaaagaaaaacATACATTCATAAATCGAGTTATTCGAAAAATACACTTCGTCGCCCAATAAAGGACCTTATTGCTTCTCAATCATCGGTTACAAATGAGACTAATGATCTGGAATCTAACAATCTTCCAAAAGCATTTTAATCAACATTTCTAATGCAATCCACTTTTGTAACAACAAAAGCCACTCACGTACGAATTAAACACTTCCACTACTAAATGCTCGAAAACAATAAGCAGCACTACATTGCAACATATTTTATCTACCAAATCCAAGTAATAGGGTATCACTGTGCAATAACAACTACCGACACCCTAACCTCACTACAACAATCAAAATCTAGGGTATTTCAATCGATAACAATTACAAACACATAGCCAAACTGCTAAActcgattaaaaaaaaaacaaattcaatcAAAAGCAAATCGAATCCAATAGAACAGTAATTCATATATTCTTAACAGATCAAACTAATTAACAACtattaaaaccaaaaaaaaaccaGAAAGAGATGATGAACTACTCACCGACATCGAATCAGAAGAAGATCAGAGAACCACAATAGAGTTATTTGAAGCAAATATATTTGTAGAAATTGAGCGTATGTGAGTTAcgtagaagaagagaaaagaagggTTGTGGGTTTTAGGGAAAAAGTGGTGTACTTCAAAAACGTCAACGAGTGACGTGCGAGAGGGAGAAGAGAAATGGGAAAAATGGACACGCTGTTTTCCTTTTCGAGGTttacttattataaattatttttttctaaaccAAAAgtaacttttcttttcttcttactCCTTgtagaaaaaaacaatttaaaggGATTTTCCTTTTTTCGAATATAGGGTGTGTTTAGTACCGACGAAAatgttttttattgaaaatctttttttgaaaaataagtagattttaAACTTATACGaaaatattatgtataaatatttatgttaatCATCATTATTGGCACATATAATAAACTTCAAAGAAGTAacatattgtattataaatttataatattatccaTATGATATGAGGTTTCTAGTGTTTATcttgtttaatatttatattcatattctttctcattttatttatttattgttaaattGGTTATAAatctatttctctctttttttatgcacaaaattattaaactattttttcgTATATTTTGTTTGTAACAAATAAACTAGATTTAAGCGTCAAATGtcaatatataacaatataacagtcataatattttttgataaatattgcaACTGTTGTGAGGTTTGATTATATGGAATGAGAAGTTTTTTCGCTACTCATTTATTtactgtttaatttttttaaaaaaaaatgaaacttaaaCAAAAAGAGTAAATTCTTTTATATCATAACTATAGTAAATTCTATACTGTTATTTTTTCTATCTCACTTTATATCTTGAAACACAATTATTAATATCGAAATTTATAAAGCACAATCATTAATATCGAAATTAGCTATTTACTATAGGTCGTATTCTATAAATttattactaaataaaattagcaatcattttcactatttaattataaaaaaaatttcatcatcagatcttatttttaaaaattcttttataaaaacttaatatggtttctcctttatttatttaataaccctaaaaagatttattttttttaagtatttgcgaaaataaattcaatagaGATAAAATGAAACTACATGATCAATCCACCaatcaaaaaatagaaaattcttaaaaataaattccaaAGAACAATATGTTTAATTACATAATAAGATGATGCCCGAAATAAGTGAACTAACCTGGCATTCAATCTCTTTTGTCGGAGTTTTCGGGGTATTGCTTACAAGGAGAAAGGGAGATGACTCTAGTTGTTGAGTACCCTGAGGAAGGTACCGGATCGACTTCTAGTTGTAGCGGATCTTACTTCTaatcaatataatcataatttacaccactatattaaattagttgaataaatataatattaaccaTGTTTAGAAACTTGAGaatttgatcattttgatcCAACTAATAAGGAATTGGTGAGAACAAATAGTTAATAAAGAAAGAATTAGAGTCAATTgacattttctttataattatgcatattttagtttatttttgagTGTTTGTTCGAATAGAAAGCTTTTAAGTGTTAACCTATTGAGTACATCGCAAGGAAGGTAATATAAATGGTATATGTATCTTAACCAGTAAGTATTCCCTTTTACTTgatcaaaaacattttttatacttttattaagaaaatattttattaaactaaCTTGAGATTTTGATATAGATATTTGGATTCTTTCATGTGATAGAAGTTGAACTGAGATAAGCCCATTATTTATATATCTGTTCTTGCTAGATTTTGTTATGAGTTCTCTCTCTTATTTACATTATATgcaattgattttaaaattcctCTGTGCAAAAGATTTTCATAATGGAGAAGAACCCTCCTACATGTATCCCCTTCCTAAATGAATTGATCAAAGTATGCttgtcttatatatatttttctttatcgtCTAAAcgctaaaatattttctccttaCTTGCATAACGCCTTATTATTTCGTTCCCAACAATGCTATCACAATTTTTAAGTTTTCTTCCTCAATTCAATCAATCAAGCTATCCCAAGCTTCTTTTTTCTCCCTCTCAACCTCCCTCTTTGCTCCAATCTTACTATTGAAATCGTTTTTTTGGTATTGCTTCATTTAAGTTCGGTCAAGAGAGGTGAAGTTATATAAGGAATGCTTAAAATTGTGAAAAAAACAACTTATTATATTTATGACCAATTCAATTTCGATATATCAAAAGTTACCCttcaaaatatatcattttgcaaaatctATGACATCGAACTTATTCTTCCAGACATATATCAAACACCATATTTTTACCTTCTATACTAGATGCATAATAGCCTTCTAAACTAGGTGCACAATGAACCCACCCCTTTACCTTTCTCGACTTAAATATTGAACTTCACTTTGTATGATGCGGGATTCAAACCTAGGACCTAAGCCACAAATCCTCCGCCTTTTGTCACTCGAACCTAGGACTTAAGCCACAAATCCTACCTTTTGTCACTCGAGCTACGCCCCCCGGAGGCAATAGTTGATAGAGGATTCTGTCAACATAGAGTAAATATAAGCCCATCACATATTGCGGATTTGTAGAGACGCTCAGCACCAAACAGAACAGTTCTTAGGGAAGACTTGCTCAGTGCACAATAACTCAGCTTAACTTGATAACAACCATCAGTCCAACATCCTGACGCCCAAAAGGAAAAAGACACTTCCTAATTCATAAGTTGCTCgatctaaaattaaaatttcttcaaCTCCACTGCTCAGAAAGAAATTCAAACAAACCTCGAAGACCATTTTCACCCACTCAAAAGGTTCAAAAAGTAATCAACATTAAccaacaaaaagaaacatagaGGGGGTACGGAGGGGATTTCATAATATGGTGGAGAAGCTGCTTGAAATATCTAAGCCTCAGAATAACGTCCATTCATATTTCTTGCATCTTCCATCGAAATCGTTGCATTTTGTAAACAATAGAAGTTACACAAAGATCCTCTGCAACAACTTGTTTACATCCCTTCTTCAATTTCTTAATAAGTAAAAGAAGGAACATTTTACTGTTCTTTTTAAACTAACCCATTGTGCCAGATAAATGTACACACAAAAATTCCGAATAAAATACATCAAACTAGTCTTTTAAGATCGCCTTTTCGCTACCGGCTACACAGAGCATCATCATTATTAGTAGGTAAGAACAGTCTTTCAAGAGGAGCTTCTTAATGCAAACCAGTTCAGAGTATCCACCTGACAAAATATTACCACATGGGGGGAGTTCATTGCTCTACATCCTCTAGAAGTTCACCACACTTCAGCAGTCGTGCTCAAGGCAGTAGCACAATAATTCAGAATACCCTGCCTTATCCAAAAAAAAGTTGATGCAGAGAGTAAAATATATGAGTAAACAATAAAAGTTGCAACAGAAGgcacaaaaggaaaaaagaacacaGTACTGACTTTCGATGCAACCTCATGACGTTTGTGATACACCCATTTAATGGGTATAATGAGACACACTATCAACAAATCATTTTAGACCCCGCAAAGTAACAAGAATTATATCAAGAATAGACTTTCAAGATACAAACATGGTGTTAACAAATCACATAATGacgtatatatatacattgaaaGGCAAACAGGAATTATatcaaaaagatattttaaagagACCAACATGGTGTTGACAAATTACATAATGACGTATATCTACACATTGAAAGAGAAACCAGAACTATATCAAGAAGAGATTTTCAAGATATCACCACGGTATTGACCAAAATGCACAACCACGCTCATCAGTACATTGAAAGTGAAATTCCTTTAGCCAAGTCAAACATACACCCAATAGGTCCGATATGATAGATAGTGAAACCTTTGGTCCTAAACGACACTTATTTGTATGGAAATTCAAATGATGAGGAAAAACAACCTGAATAGCAGGAGTTCTCCATGATCTGTAATCTGATAGGCTAGCAATAAGCTCATAGTGGAGGACGAAGATTTACCTGCGTCAGTGCAAGCTTTCAAAAAAATACATGCAATCATCAAATTTGGGCAGCCGATGATAGTAACCCCATCTGTTCAGTAAGATTATGCATATGCTTTAATTTATCCCAATCACTCTCCTGAACTCCAAGGAGATCCTCTTCCACGACTAAGGAACCAATCTCATCTGTATCCCCAGTGAGAGGGCTTGCAGGGGTTGCAGAGAGAATCTGGTCCCAGAAAATATCATTAATCGCTGGAAGCTTAGGCATACCATCCAGCAAAACATCCCCATCTGTGTTAGCCGAAAATTCATCAGAGACAATCGTTGTTAAATCATCCAAAATACATTTCGTTGTGTCCATATCTGGTACATTTCCAGTCTCAGGCATATTAACGTCAGTTACTCCAAGAGTATGAGAAAATTCAGGCAAATCATGGACTGCCTGAGAGTTCAATGCATCAGCTTCAGGTAATATGGGAATGTTGGCCTCCCCAGGAACCACAGTAGTGGTTGATTGGGTCTCAGATATGATGGATGAACAAGAGTTGAATGGAAATCCAGAATCTGATATCAGATTAGGCTGTGAAGAAGTTGACAGTACTTCGGAGAGGGTAACACTGGAAATACAACTGGATGCACCGCTACTGCCTAGAGAATTGTTAGGCGGGAGGGGATTATTAGTCAAACAGCCGCCATTTGTGTGTAATCGGTTGTCCAGCCTCCCAGATGCATTTATTCTCAAAATCTGCTGCAGCAACGCTTTTGCAGCTTCGGTCATTGAAGGTTGATACCTGACTACCTGTCCATCTTGCAAAGCATTGACAGGCTTGCACGCAACATTTTCTTCAGCCTGTTCAGGAAGTCTCCTTTTCTTATTAAGCCCAGTAATATGCCTGTTATTGCCATTCTGTTGATGTACTAGTTGAGCTACAAAGCCAGGGCTCTGCATGGCCTTGGCAAGGAACGACATCATTTGTTGTTGCCTGCTCTCCATTAATTGAACGCGCTGCCCAACAGTCACCAATTGGTGATCCGTCTCCTGCTGCTGCTGTCTCAACTTAACCAGCTCCTGCATAAGGACATCCTTATCTCTTTTAAGCCTTTCCACTTCTTCCTCTATTCCAAACTTTCCAACTTCAACACAGGATGCAACAGATGCATTTGGTACTTTGGAGGTGGTTTGTTGATGGCCCTGCAACTGAGAGGGTTTTCGCCTGCTTATACTCTTCAATAGGTGTTTGTAGCCTCTAAGAAATCCCTCGTTCGCAAATTCCCAGCGGTCTGGATCAACTTTCCTGAAACCCTGATTGATGAAGGGGAAAAGCAAACTATAAAAAGAATTACAGTTGCCCGGCAGGTACAAGGAGACTCCATATCATATTAGAAAAAGGCAGAATACATCACAATGGCAGCACTACACTCTGAAAAAACACAAACTCTCTGGTCACAAACAAATCCCTATATCCATCAATTACTCAAAAAGAACTTGACAAGCTCTattacttgcaaaaattataaatgGATGGTTGATAGGCGTATGAATATAAACAACTTTGCCTGGTTGTTTGGTGCATAATATAAACTGAGGAAGAGAAGCCAAATTGTGCCCAATTGAGAGAAAGTGAACCTGCTGGCCTGCTTCTGCATAAGCTCTCCACCACTGTCTAGCCTGACCTCTGGCTGGAAAGTAGTGAAGTCCACTCAATTGGACTCTAAAGACCCATGTTATGCAATATCTCCTAGCAACGGTCTAAGGAACTCCTGAGCATCTCAACTGCAGGATCACATTCCATCAACTATGTTGGCGATTAGGTATGTacataaataaaacattacTAAATTTTGCGACAAAATGCCTTGGCTCAAAAGCATAGAATAATCTGTGATTTGATCTAAAACTAATCTACCTACCTATTACATGATACTACCTTTGGTACATTTACTAAGCTACTTCACAggaacaaaataaagaagacaacTAAGGGGGCAGAGGGAATGATGAGGAGGAGTAAAATCATGGGATAAATTTTACCTCATCTCTCTGcagaaatattttcatatagtGAGGTTTATAATCTCCTTAACCAATTCAATCAATCCTAAGTTTCCCCTAAAAGACCCATCACAATTTGAAATCATTGAGATTAAAATCAGAATATTACATGTAACATCTTTGCAATTATTTCTCTAAAATTGGCACTGCTAATTTCCTTTATCCTTGATAAATCACTTCCAGAGAACACTTGAAATAAACCTATCAAATTAAACAATCTCTACTATTCCTACAGAAAATTGTCAAATAACCAACTGCACAAACTGTTGAGGACCCCTAATTTTCTACATACATTATATATGTTAAATCAACTCATAATCAGTTCATGCACACATAA encodes the following:
- the LOC101259417 gene encoding binding partner of ACD11 1 isoform X2 — encoded protein: MSDICLLWIYASYFSGYSSENERSQIAYVTFKDLQGAETAVLLSGATIIDQSVTIVPEPDYELPPTALVPIKATESANAAGGGSAIQKAEDVVSSMLAKGFILGKDAVNKAKTFDEKHQFTSTASAKVASLDQKIGLSEKINLGATIVNDKVKEMDQKFHVSEKTKSALAAAEQTVSTAGSAIMKNRYVLTGASWVTGAFNKVTKAAGEVGQKTKEKMAEEQQAKNSAEGYVPIHALSESPKASKTEEPTKPSSPKGLIL
- the LOC101259923 gene encoding heat stress transcription factor A-1, translating into MDGVHEATVAGNLTSPPFLNKTYDMVDDPSTDSVVSWSKSNNSFVVLNVPEFARDILPKYFKHNNFSSFVRQLNTYGFRKVDPDRWEFANEGFLRGYKHLLKSISRRKPSQLQGHQQTTSKVPNASVASCVEVGKFGIEEEVERLKRDKDVLMQELVKLRQQQQETDHQLVTVGQRVQLMESRQQQMMSFLAKAMQSPGFVAQLVHQQNGNNRHITGLNKKRRLPEQAEENVACKPVNALQDGQVVRYQPSMTEAAKALLQQILRINASGRLDNRLHTNGGCLTNNPLPPNNSLGSSGASSCISSVTLSEVLSTSSQPNLISDSGFPFNSCSSIISETQSTTTVVPGEANIPILPEADALNSQAVHDLPEFSHTLGVTDVNMPETGNVPDMDTTKCILDDLTTIVSDEFSANTDGDVLLDGMPKLPAINDIFWDQILSATPASPLTGDTDEIGSLVVEEDLLGVQESDWDKLKHMHNLTEQMGLLSSAAQI
- the LOC101259417 gene encoding binding partner of ACD11 1 isoform X1, with the translated sequence MSARTVKVSNVSLSASEQDIKEFFSFSGDIEYVEMMSENERSQIAYVTFKDLQGAETAVLLSGATIIDQSVTIVPEPDYELPPTALVPIKATESANAAGGGSAIQKAEDVVSSMLAKGFILGKDAVNKAKTFDEKHQFTSTASAKVASLDQKIGLSEKINLGATIVNDKVKEMDQKFHVSEKTKSALAAAEQTVSTAGSAIMKNRYVLTGASWVTGAFNKVTKAAGEVGQKTKEKMAEEQQAKNSAEGYVPIHALSESPKASKTEEPTKPSSPKGLIL